GTGTCGCAGCTGTTGTGACTGACTATGCCTACGACACCGACGTCGCCGTCTGCAGCGCGAACGACGTGATGGCGAAGTTCGTCGGTGAGTACCTCATCGCTGGCGCCTTGACGGCCCTTCGCAGTTTCCCAAGCTTCCACGCCGACATGATGGCTGGGAAGTGGGATCGGGATAACGAACGGGTGGACACGTTGTTCGACAAGACGGTCGGATTCGTGGGGCTGGGGACCATCGGGAAAAATTTCTTGGACCACCTGCAAAGCTTCGACGTGAACGTCATCATCTACGATCCGTATATCGCTGAAGAGGATTTGGCCGAGTGGGAGGCTGCCGAACTGGCCGGCCTCGAGGACGTGTTGACCCGGTCGGATCTGGTTTCAATCCACGTGTCGAAAACCGAGGAAACCGTTCACCTGATGGACGAACAGCGACTCGGGCTGCTCCCGGATGGGTGCCTGCTTATCAACGCAGCCCGAGGAGCAATCGTCGACACGGAGGCGCTGCTCGATGAACTTCGGACTGGCCGCATCTCGGCAGTTCTGGACGTCTACGAGCATAAGAAGCTCGAACCAGACAGCGAACTGCGCGAGATAGATAACGTGGTTCTCACGCCACACATGGCCGGGTCGGCAATCAGGCACCCACTCACTGCGGCGATGATTAACGAGGTGGAACGGTTCGCGCGGGACGATCCCCTCCAGCATAGGATCCCCTATGAGCAGTTTGAGCTGATGACGAGGCCGTGGATCCACGCCGACAAGGTGTGATCACCCCCTGATGGACCGGACAACTGTTCGATAATAAGGCTCCCTTCCAAAGTTATAATAGAGGTCCCCAATCAGAGGAAGCCATGCCATCAAACAGAGATAAGCACATCGACACCAGTCGTACAGCGGGCACTGCGGTCGGCGATCCCGTATTGTTCACCAACCGTGGCGCGAGACACGCGGTGACTGGGAACCACGGTAAGCAAGCGGAGTACGTCGAGAGCGAGGATACGACCTTCGTCGTCATTCGCGGAGACCTTGGTCAGCAGTACGCGCTGACCTACGATCACAAGGCTCGCGAGCGGTCTCCCCACTATCGGATCGATGCAGACCACATGGCAGACGACCGCCACGCCAGTCCAGCATTAGCCATCGACGACGACGGGATCATCCACGTCTTCTACAGCTCGCACAACAGCTACCATTACTACGCCCGCAGCGAGAACCCCTACGATGTCACCTCTTGGGAGCGAAGGGGGCAGATGACTGACGTTCCGGAAGGTACGTATCCGATTCCATTGGTATACGACAACGATGTCTACGTACTCTACCGGACCGGTGGCGGCTACGCCGACGGAAGCAGTTCCCACGGTGATACCTATCCCGTCCACGAATTCGCGACCATCGTCCGCTCGACAGATGGCGGGGATACCTGGCAAGACATTGGTCCGGTACTGGACGTGACTGAGCACTCCGAGCAGGATTCGGACGCGTACATTACGGACTTCGATGAGCGTGACGGTAAGTTCCATATCTCCTGGTTCGTCGCCAACGGCGACAACCATGACGACTATCACTCCGACGCGTACCACGCGTACTACGATCCGGAGATGGGTGAGATGTACGACCTTGCTGGCAACAGCTACGGCGACACCGTCGCATGGAGCCAACACGATGAGGGCAACGTCAAGGTGTACGATGGCGAGTACGTCACTCCGGTCAAGCACGCTCTCGGCGAGGACCAGACACACGTCGTCTTCGGAGCCGAACATCCAGACCGAGGCGACGGGCAGTACTTCCTCGCCACGTGGAACGACGGCTGGGATCTTGAGGAGATCCCCGGCGCGACGCACAATTACAAATGGAAGAAATGTGACGCTCGGATCTCTGACGACGGGTATGTCGAAGCTCACCTGATCACCGACGACGACGGCGTCTTGCACCTGGAGAACGGGCGACGCCACAGCGTCGGTAATTACGACGTCTTCGTCAAGGACGACGACGGGGAGTGGACTTCGCGGCGCCTGGTCGAGCGCTATTACCACGAAGGCGTCTCCATCGTCCGCGAGGGTGCGGAAAACATCGCCGTCGTGCGTAACGGGCTCGACGAGTTCGCGGCACTCGGCGCCGAGTACACTCCGATGGACGACTCACGGCAGCGCCCGATGGCTCGCGTGTGGGCCGTCGGTGATATCGACATCAGCCCGGCCTTACAGTACATGAACGACCAGCCAAAGACGGTCGCCCAGCGCCACCGCTTCTCGGAGAATCCTGCCCAGTTCAACCACGGCACCGGTGACGATGGCTGGCTTCAGCTCTTGGAATTCGCCGGTGCGGGCTACAGCAGCATGTTCGGCCTCGGGATCAATGCCCCCGAGCGGACGCTGCACCTGCTCGGGCACGAGGAGTGGACTGATAGGGTTTCGCTGTCGGTCCGCAACGCTGCCGAGAATGTCTTGGAGGCCCGCAGCGACGGCACCGCCCACCTGGGTAACAACGGTCTAGTCTATCCGCAAAAAGACATCGCAGAGGGCGGCTACGTCGGCGTCCACGACGGCGAGATAGTCCAGAACGACGACAATCAGAACGACAATCCCGAGGGTCTCTGGCGCTGGGACGCGGCCGGCGCACAGTGGAAGCTTGAGCGCGACCCGACAACGACTGTCTCGCCAGAGTGAACGGCTGACGAGTATTCATATATTCTCATAATCTAATTATCAATTAGATATATATGATGTTAGATTATAGGCCGATACGGGATATCTAATGTTCCCAAGACAATCACGACGAAACGTGCTCCGCAGAGCGGCCGCCGTTGGTGTCCTAGGTGGTCTCACAGGCATTGGTACGACCGGCTCGGTCAGCGCCGCGTCCGGCGACGATGACAGACTCATCGTCGACAAGCAATCGAACGGTGAAGGGGACAGGTACTCAACGATTCAGGACGCGATTGACGATGCCTACGCCGGGGACACGATCCACGTGACTCCGGGGCGATACCTAGAGAACTTAGAGACCGTTCGCGGCGGCGGCCCCGGGGCCCCGATCACGATCACCGGCCCGCGGTCGGCGGTGTACTCCGGCGGCGGCGACGCCCGGAGCTTTGAAATCAAGCACAGCCACGTTCACCTGACCGGGCTCACCCTCAACGGGCTCCACGATCCGGACAATCCGGACGTAGAGTCGTCATACCGGGACAAGCTCGTCTACTGCGTCCCCGAGACGCCCGAGTACCTCACCGACGTCAAGATCACGCCCCACGCCGTCGGCAACACGACCGGCGAAGCGATCCGCCTGAAGATGATCTACGGCGCCGAAGTCGGCGACTTCGAAGTCATCGGCCCGACCGGGGTCTCGCACTACCTGTTCGACGAGAGCGGGTCGAACGGCGAAGTTGTCTACGTGGGGACCTCGCCGTCGCAACTTGAGAAGAACCCTGGCGGCGAGGTGGACCGCTCGCACGACGTCCACGTCCACCACGTCGACAACAGCGCCGGGCACGTGAACTCGGAGCTGGTCAACACGAAGGAGGGGACCTATGACGTTCTCGTCGAGTACTGTACCGGGTACGGCTCCGCGTACATCCACGGCGGGGAGGTCAACATCCAAGGCGAGCGGTCGACAGTCCGCTACTGCGACCTCTCGCACAACGCCGGCGCTGGCATCAGACTCGGCGTCAGTACGTCCCACGAAGACGTGCCATACGCCGGCGAGAAGAACTCGGTGTACTACAACCGGCTGCTGGACAACGACGGGGCGGCGCTCAAGCTCCCGACCAGCGACGCCGAGGACCAAGAGGTCCTCTGTGGCAACGAGTACGATGGCGGCACGAACGATGACCCCGGTAAGGCCTGTCCCACGTACCTCCCGGAACCGAAGGGGCACGTCGGCCACAAGGGCGGCCAGGGTAACTGAGCACCCCTCCGCCAGACGGGAACAGCGCACTTTTTCGCTACGCAGGGACGCGAACGGGTTCGGTGAGCGCCCGCCAAGTAATCGGTGCGTACGAACCGCCGGAACGACGGATTTCGTCAAGTATATAGACCAACAACGGAGAAATCTTTCAATCATGGACGTACTAGCAACTGGAGTATACGGTCGGTGTGGCACTGCGATCATCGAGCATCTACACGACCGTGACGAGTACGACTTCACGTACCTCAACAGGTCGGACAGATCAGACGATCACCCGTGGGGTGGGTACGATACGTACCTGGCAGATGTCACGGATTACGAGGCGATGAGACCGGCGTTCGACGGACAGGACGCCGTCATTCACCTCGCGGCCTTCCCCTACACGTACGGGTCGTGGGAAGACGTGAAAGGACCCAACACCGACGGGATATACAACGCCCTCGAGGCGGCCCGGGCGGCCGAGGTCGAGACCTTCGTCTACGGATCGACGAATCACGTGATGGGCATGTACGAGATAGACAACGCGCCGGAGATCTATTACGGGGATGCGGACGTCATGATCGACCACACGGACCCGAAGCGTCCGGACTCGATTTACGGCGCGACGAAGTCGTTCGGCGAAGATTTGGGCCGCTACTACGTCGAGAACCACGAGCATCCCAAGCGCTTCTACGCGATCCGCATCTGTAGCGTCCGGATGCCCGAGTGGGACCACCCGTACGGCGACGCCGAGCGCATGGTCCAGGAGGGCGAGTTCGAGGCCGGAAGCGGCGAGAACCAACAGATCGAACGGGGCAGCGAAGAGTACGAGGAGCAGGTTGCACGCATGAAGTGTATGTGGCAGTCTCGCCGGGATTTCGCCCATCAGGTCGACTGCTGCCTCCAGGATGATTCGGTCGAGTTCGACATCTTCAACGGCGTCAGCGACAACGACCGCCGCTGGTACGATATCGAGCACGCCCGAGAGGTCCTCGGCTATAATCCCCAAGATAACGGTGAAGACTGGGACGCCCCGCCCGAGTAACTGTTCTTTGTCGGGAGTGGGTGGCACCGAAATAGCCCTTCGATTCGATCCAGTTTCGACAGCGAATCTGTGAAAAACGAGCGGAGAGTCTGGACCGGCATTGCGCAGGGGGACCACTCGGTTACCGATCCTGTGATAGAGCACCGATGCAGGGTCTTCCCGTGGATGTCATTCGGCACAATCTCCGCGAGAGCTGCCACGCTTCAGTCCACGAAAAAGTTCGCGAACGCAGAGTCGATGATGCATGCTATCGGATGATAACTAACGGATCTCAGCCCCGGATCCTCTCCTGAGAGCTACGATCTGGCCAACTGGATGAAAATGAGGAACGCGACCGCTTCGGTAGCCTTAGTCCCAGGGCGTGCCGTCTCGGGCGGGACTGAAGACGTCGATACCAGATACCGGCTCGTCCGTGTTGTTCTCAGAGGCGTGTGGCACGTCGCCCGGGATGACATACGAGTCGCCTGCCTCGAACTCGAAGGGTTCTCCGTCTAGAATAACCGTGAACGTGCCTTCAAGGATGTAGACGATCTGTTCGTGGGGATGGCTGTGCTCCATCGCCGTCGCACCCGGATCGAAACGGAAGTGCTGGGCGTTCATATTCTCACCGGCGACGAGTTGGGTCACCCGGACCCCTTCCTCAGGCTCTATCGTCTCCTGTTCGGAGATGGAAGTTCTCTCCATATCCATAGATTAGATCCCTCACACCTAAACGTACTGATTACCCACCGGACAGCGATATCGGTGGTCTCTCTACTGGATGTACAGTGTTTGGCAGGTGTCGTGAGTTGTCTCACCAAGGCTGACAGCAGCAGTGTAAACGGGATTCCCGAATAGTTAAGACAGTGTGTGATGTTTCGTTTAACGAACTCATGACAATCCCAGAGGTAACACTCCCAAGTGGTGACAAGATCCCGACCGTCGGAAAGGGTACCTGGAACCTCGACAACGAAACGGTCCAGAGCTCTGTGCAGGCCGCACTCAACGCCGGATACACGCACGTCGATACAGCCGAAGGGTACGGAAACGAAGCCGCAATCGGCGAGGCGCTTGCCGAGTACGAGCGTGACGAGATATTTCTCACCTCTAAGGTGCTCCCGAAGCACCTCAGCTACAACTCGCTCGTCGAAGCCTGTGAACAATCTCTGGAGCGACTGGGTACCGACTATCTCGATCTGTACCTAATCCACTGGCCAAACCCAGCAGTCTCACTTCGAGAGTCCCTCGACGCGATGGCGACGCTGCACGACCGAGGGCTGATTCGAAACGTCGGCGTTTCAAACTTCAGCGCGTACCAGTTGAGCTGTGCGCAGCACATCAGCGACGTGCCAATTGCAGTCAACCAGATCGAATTCCACCCGTGGTTCCAGCGACCGGACCTCGTCGACTACTGCTCTAAGACCGACACCGTCATCGAGGCTGCCGCCCCGCTCGCACGGACGGAAATTCTCGGTGACAGCACTGTCCAAGAACTGGCTGACAAGTACGAAAAGAATCCAGCCCAGATTGCCCTCCGGTGGGCTATCGAGAACGAGGTTGTAGTCTTACCCAAGTCGACCTCACCCGAACACATCGAACAGAATATCGAGCTGTTTGACTTCAGGATTGACGACGCTGACCGCGATCTCTTGGATGACCTCGATCGCGACCAACCGGTTTACGACACCCCTGCGAAGGACTGGACCGGCCACACCTACGGAATCCCCAAATAGACCGTCGTTGATGGAATGGTCTCGGCGTTAAAGCGGCTCTCCAACTCCGAACCTGGATGCAGGCGCCAAACGAGAACAGACAGGACGCGCTTGTGTGAGACGGCCATCGCGGTGGCAGTCGAGGCGATGTGGCGACGTCCGCTATCGGGTCGAGTTGTTCAATGTGATCTCCTAAACAGACACACTCTCGAACAACCAGAAAACTGAACTCAGTGAGAGTGTTGGTGCAGGTGATCGTAGTGTTCCGTTTTTTCACAGAGATGTAACTGAGGGGTTGAACGTATCCAAAACTGCCGGTTGGTCGAGATCTGTGCTGTCCCAACGGTGGAGAGAAGCGTTCTGGAAGAACATGGACGACAAGCTGACTAGAATGAGAGGTGGGAAAGATTTATTATGCCATACAAATACGAGTACTTCATGGTAAAGAGAAGCAGGCGTAATGATAGCCATAAGCATGAAGCTAAGCGTCGACAGATTCTGAAATCCGTCGGTGCGTTAGGAACCGCTGGAGTTGCTGGATTAGCTGGCTGTTCCAGCGATGGCAGTAACACTGGCGGAAATGGTAGCAACGGTGGTGGTGGGGGCAACGGCGACTCCGCTTCTCTCCGAATGTACATGGACGAGGCGAAGCCAGACGAGATTAACTTCAATCCGTGGAACGGTGGCACCGACGATATGCACCGTACTCTCGTCTTCGATTACGCGGCAGGATACCACCAGCAGGAAGATGAGTGGTACAACGTCCTCGTAGAAGACTGGGAGTGGCCTTCGACGATCAAAGAGGGAGAGACGCTCCAGATCCACATCTTCGACGACTTCACTTGGCACGATGGCACTTCGTACAAAGCGAAGGATTTCGTCGGCAACCTGCAGCTGCTAGAGTTCTTCGATGATCCGCTCTGGGATTTCATCTCCAAAGCGGAGGCTACTGGAGAAAAGACAGTAGAGCTATCTTTAGCCAAGAAAGCCAATCAACTGCTCGTTGAGGAGGCACTCTTCGGGGGGAGGCGGTGGATGTACCGTGACGATATATTCAGAGAGAACCTCGAGGCTCTGAAAAACGCCGGTGGAGACGATGAACGTCAAGGTGCGATGAATGACCTCACGCAGAAGAGGTTCACCGGTAGACAGATGGTAGAACAAGGGCTGGGTTGTGGTCCACTGAAATATAAAGGGTCAGACGCCACCCGGTTAATCCTCGAGGTGTACGAAGACTACTCGAACCCGCACATAACGGCGGACGACCTCGAATTCGATCAGGTCGTCATGCTTCCCATTGACACACCGGAACAACGGTGGCAGAAACTCATGAACAAGGAGGCAGACGTTGCACAGAATGCTTCCATCACGAGTAAACAGATTGAGCAACTGGACAACAATGACAACGACTGGGTTGACTGGATCGTTCAACAGCGCCACACCGGCAGAGCCATCACATGGAACACTCGCCGAAAGCCCTTAGACAACCGGAAGGTCCGGTGGGCATTAGCAAACGCGATTGACCGCGAATTGATGGTCAAAGGGGAAGCATACGGCGAATTCATGCTCGAGGCTGCCGACGTCCCCTGCGGAATGTCAAATTTCCTGACTGACAAGTGGCTCGGTGATCGGAAGGAAGATTATCTCACGTTCGGCAAGACCGGTAACAGAGACGAGGCGACTAAACTTCTGGAAGGTGAGGGATTCACCAAGGGCGAGGAGTGGTGGAAACGTCCGAACGGAAAGACGTTCGAGATCAGCGTCAAGTCGCCACCGTACTTTGCCGGCCGTAGTCAGGCACTGAAACAAACTTTGGAAAGTTTCGGAGTTAAAGTAAAGATCTACAACGAAGAATCGACCACGTACGAGGGACAATCGGTTCCAAACCATGAGTACGACGCACTGCACTGGTGGCAGGGGCAGGTGACTCCGATTCCGTATAACGGCTATAGCCTCAATATGGTGGAAGAAGCCCACCTCACTGCTTGGCCGATGAATTGGGACGACGAGAGTTCAGAGAACGAGTACAAGTTGGAAGTGCCACCGATTGGAGAACCCAATGGAAAGAAATCGGTTGTTGATGTCAATCAAGTCCTCTCAGATCTTTCCGAAGCGACGTCTGAAGAAGAACAGCGACCGCTTCTGCAAAAGCTAGCGTGGGTGTACAACTGGAACCAAGACAAAACGTACGACGTGGTCCGGAATCAAGCTTCGCCATATACGACGGATGAGTGGGAATGGCCTCAACCCT
The Halorarum halophilum genome window above contains:
- a CDS encoding hydroxyacid dehydrogenase; protein product: MDILVTLPDRQRGTQTFFSDELAGRLEGLGTVEWNNSESNLTPDELIDHLEGVDVCMTGWGSPCIDREILQSVEDCQLELVTHIGGSVAAVVTDYAYDTDVAVCSANDVMAKFVGEYLIAGALTALRSFPSFHADMMAGKWDRDNERVDTLFDKTVGFVGLGTIGKNFLDHLQSFDVNVIIYDPYIAEEDLAEWEAAELAGLEDVLTRSDLVSIHVSKTEETVHLMDEQRLGLLPDGCLLINAARGAIVDTEALLDELRTGRISAVLDVYEHKKLEPDSELREIDNVVLTPHMAGSAIRHPLTAAMINEVERFARDDPLQHRIPYEQFELMTRPWIHADKV
- a CDS encoding BNR-4 repeat-containing protein; translation: MPSNRDKHIDTSRTAGTAVGDPVLFTNRGARHAVTGNHGKQAEYVESEDTTFVVIRGDLGQQYALTYDHKARERSPHYRIDADHMADDRHASPALAIDDDGIIHVFYSSHNSYHYYARSENPYDVTSWERRGQMTDVPEGTYPIPLVYDNDVYVLYRTGGGYADGSSSHGDTYPVHEFATIVRSTDGGDTWQDIGPVLDVTEHSEQDSDAYITDFDERDGKFHISWFVANGDNHDDYHSDAYHAYYDPEMGEMYDLAGNSYGDTVAWSQHDEGNVKVYDGEYVTPVKHALGEDQTHVVFGAEHPDRGDGQYFLATWNDGWDLEEIPGATHNYKWKKCDARISDDGYVEAHLITDDDGVLHLENGRRHSVGNYDVFVKDDDGEWTSRRLVERYYHEGVSIVREGAENIAVVRNGLDEFAALGAEYTPMDDSRQRPMARVWAVGDIDISPALQYMNDQPKTVAQRHRFSENPAQFNHGTGDDGWLQLLEFAGAGYSSMFGLGINAPERTLHLLGHEEWTDRVSLSVRNAAENVLEARSDGTAHLGNNGLVYPQKDIAEGGYVGVHDGEIVQNDDNQNDNPEGLWRWDAAGAQWKLERDPTTTVSPE
- a CDS encoding NAD-dependent epimerase/dehydratase family protein; protein product: MDVLATGVYGRCGTAIIEHLHDRDEYDFTYLNRSDRSDDHPWGGYDTYLADVTDYEAMRPAFDGQDAVIHLAAFPYTYGSWEDVKGPNTDGIYNALEAARAAEVETFVYGSTNHVMGMYEIDNAPEIYYGDADVMIDHTDPKRPDSIYGATKSFGEDLGRYYVENHEHPKRFYAIRICSVRMPEWDHPYGDAERMVQEGEFEAGSGENQQIERGSEEYEEQVARMKCMWQSRRDFAHQVDCCLQDDSVEFDIFNGVSDNDRRWYDIEHAREVLGYNPQDNGEDWDAPPE
- a CDS encoding cupin domain-containing protein, translating into MERTSISEQETIEPEEGVRVTQLVAGENMNAQHFRFDPGATAMEHSHPHEQIVYILEGTFTVILDGEPFEFEAGDSYVIPGDVPHASENNTDEPVSGIDVFSPARDGTPWD
- a CDS encoding aldo/keto reductase, giving the protein MTIPEVTLPSGDKIPTVGKGTWNLDNETVQSSVQAALNAGYTHVDTAEGYGNEAAIGEALAEYERDEIFLTSKVLPKHLSYNSLVEACEQSLERLGTDYLDLYLIHWPNPAVSLRESLDAMATLHDRGLIRNVGVSNFSAYQLSCAQHISDVPIAVNQIEFHPWFQRPDLVDYCSKTDTVIEAAAPLARTEILGDSTVQELADKYEKNPAQIALRWAIENEVVVLPKSTSPEHIEQNIELFDFRIDDADRDLLDDLDRDQPVYDTPAKDWTGHTYGIPK
- a CDS encoding ABC transporter substrate-binding protein, with the translated sequence MVKRSRRNDSHKHEAKRRQILKSVGALGTAGVAGLAGCSSDGSNTGGNGSNGGGGGNGDSASLRMYMDEAKPDEINFNPWNGGTDDMHRTLVFDYAAGYHQQEDEWYNVLVEDWEWPSTIKEGETLQIHIFDDFTWHDGTSYKAKDFVGNLQLLEFFDDPLWDFISKAEATGEKTVELSLAKKANQLLVEEALFGGRRWMYRDDIFRENLEALKNAGGDDERQGAMNDLTQKRFTGRQMVEQGLGCGPLKYKGSDATRLILEVYEDYSNPHITADDLEFDQVVMLPIDTPEQRWQKLMNKEADVAQNASITSKQIEQLDNNDNDWVDWIVQQRHTGRAITWNTRRKPLDNRKVRWALANAIDRELMVKGEAYGEFMLEAADVPCGMSNFLTDKWLGDRKEDYLTFGKTGNRDEATKLLEGEGFTKGEEWWKRPNGKTFEISVKSPPYFAGRSQALKQTLESFGVKVKIYNEESTTYEGQSVPNHEYDALHWWQGQVTPIPYNGYSLNMVEEAHLTAWPMNWDDESSENEYKLEVPPIGEPNGKKSVVDVNQVLSDLSEATSEEEQRPLLQKLAWVYNWNQDKTYDVVRNQASPYTTDEWEWPQPSGDRGLSKDEYGVDQNPWMRVGNIQIWPIRAGYPKIKG